A stretch of Fundicoccus culcitae DNA encodes these proteins:
- a CDS encoding branched-chain amino acid ABC transporter permease translates to MNSILSKDRRKYFEYIILGLLFMLVPTLNDMGILRAGHVTIIGTTLIYTIAALGLNILLGYGGLLSLGTAGFMGLAAYTSAYITENLGLTFEVALIVAVAVPTLLGVLVGVLSLKFEGIYLGIATLVVSEIFREIFLNVPEFTNATSGALAGFPQFLIGDQLTRRGMYYFIVIVMIIMFIIMYNVTKGHIGRALNAMRGSESSAQAMGVNLFKYRLIAFGLATMFASVAGVLYVHYIGISYPTTWTLNLSLDILAIIVIGGFRSIRGTLVGAFIIYGLTEIVLKPIPIFASMSPVIKGVLIILFVLYYPNGIAHLKYDVRNWYNRITKKEVAENE, encoded by the coding sequence ATGAATAGTATTTTATCAAAAGATAGACGTAAGTATTTTGAATATATTATTTTAGGCCTTCTCTTTATGCTTGTTCCAACATTGAATGATATGGGTATTTTGCGGGCAGGACATGTAACGATTATTGGAACGACCTTAATTTATACAATTGCTGCTTTAGGCTTGAATATTTTACTTGGTTATGGTGGTTTGCTGTCGCTGGGTACGGCTGGTTTTATGGGGTTAGCTGCTTATACATCCGCTTATATTACTGAGAATTTAGGGTTGACGTTTGAAGTCGCTTTAATTGTGGCAGTGGCTGTGCCGACCTTATTAGGTGTTTTGGTAGGGGTTCTATCTTTGAAATTCGAAGGTATTTATTTAGGGATTGCGACCTTGGTGGTTTCAGAGATATTTCGTGAGATCTTTTTAAATGTCCCTGAATTTACGAATGCAACGTCGGGTGCTTTAGCTGGCTTTCCACAGTTTTTAATTGGGGATCAATTGACGCGTCGGGGCATGTATTATTTTATCGTTATTGTCATGATTATTATGTTTATTATTATGTATAACGTGACGAAAGGCCATATTGGTCGTGCTTTAAATGCGATGCGTGGGTCAGAATCTTCAGCTCAAGCGATGGGTGTTAACTTATTTAAATATCGTTTAATTGCCTTTGGTTTAGCAACGATGTTTGCTTCGGTGGCAGGGGTTCTATACGTTCATTATATTGGAATTTCTTATCCAACGACTTGGACCTTGAACTTGTCCCTCGATATCTTGGCAATTATTGTTATTGGCGGATTCCGCTCTATTAGAGGAACGCTAGTTGGTGCTTTTATTATTTATGGTTTAACCGAAATCGTCTTAAAACCTATCCCAATATTTGCGTCGATGTCACCGGTTATTAAAGGTGTACTGATTATTTTGTTTGTCCTTTACTATCCAAATGGGATTGCGCATTTAAAATATGATGTTAGAAATTGGTATAACCGCATCACTAAGAAAGAGGTGGCAGAGAATGAGTAA
- a CDS encoding branched-chain amino acid ABC transporter permease, with translation MSDLVGVVLRSIEYGSMYALAALGIILVYRTSYATNFAQATIGMFSTYTVAKLIHDRGMGLVPALLVGIITAVIIGVLIDVLIMRRASSANPIGKQIITLGISSILLGLAPMIFGVYNLNMPRFIPQGSMTILGASISYNALFNIFLAAAIMLGLFAIIQKTKLGLAIRTTASNEKVARMMGVPSKNITMLSWAVAGVLSLMSGVMTAPYSSVSLVFMNDIQITAFLATVLGGFNTFYGAVIASYLISIALNLYQVYMPLGTVWGKPVIYALLLLVMYFKPYGLFGKKRVKKV, from the coding sequence ATGAGTGATTTAGTAGGTGTTGTTTTAAGGAGTATTGAGTACGGAAGTATGTATGCTCTGGCTGCATTAGGGATTATTTTAGTTTATCGAACCTCCTATGCGACAAACTTTGCGCAAGCCACGATTGGGATGTTTTCAACTTATACGGTTGCTAAACTTATCCATGATCGTGGAATGGGACTAGTGCCTGCCTTATTAGTAGGGATCATTACAGCGGTGATTATTGGGGTTTTAATCGACGTGTTAATTATGCGTCGTGCTAGTAGTGCGAACCCGATTGGGAAACAAATTATTACGTTAGGTATTTCGTCGATATTATTAGGTTTAGCGCCGATGATTTTTGGGGTATATAACTTAAATATGCCGCGTTTTATCCCTCAAGGATCAATGACGATTCTAGGTGCTTCAATTTCATATAATGCTTTATTTAATATCTTTTTAGCTGCGGCTATTATGCTTGGATTATTTGCTATTATTCAAAAGACAAAATTAGGTTTAGCGATTCGTACAACGGCTTCAAATGAAAAAGTAGCCCGTATGATGGGGGTACCTAGTAAAAATATTACCATGTTATCTTGGGCTGTGGCTGGTGTTTTATCTTTGATGAGTGGAGTTATGACAGCGCCTTATTCAAGTGTGTCGCTCGTATTTATGAATGATATTCAAATTACTGCCTTTCTTGCGACGGTTTTAGGTGGATTTAATACGTTTTATGGTGCGGTCATTGCTTCCTATTTAATTTCAATTGCTTTGAATCTTTATCAAGTGTATATGCCGCTTGGAACGGTTTGGGGTAAGCCGGTTATTTATGCTTTGTTATTGTTAGTTATGTATTTTAAACCTTATGGTTTATTTGGCAAAAAACGTGTGAAGAAGGTGTAA
- a CDS encoding 3-oxoacyl-ACP synthase, producing MAHVGLIGIGVYLPENTVSNVEISERTGGVWSPEAVKEKLGINQKYEATQKEGTQIMGAWAAQKAIEDAGISADDIDVILCISDEWKEHPLTTSAMVVQDYIGANNAWGIDVQNRCSTTISAMKMAKDMILGSDDIETVLIAGGYRNGDLIDYTEKDSSMFFDLSAGGGAFILQKNAGKNVLLGSKIISDGSVAHYAGVEIGGINQPATKDNVEEAYHSLKLMNAPELKAMLNTKSMDNWMLCIDEALAKSDLTRDDIDYLNILHIKRSGHLDMLNRLNLTEDQSVYLEDYGHVGQIDQMISMQLGLEQGKIQDGSVVCTIAAGIGYAWAANVIKWGPYHE from the coding sequence ATGGCACATGTTGGATTAATTGGGATTGGTGTCTATTTACCCGAAAATACCGTTTCAAACGTTGAAATTTCGGAACGTACAGGCGGAGTTTGGTCACCTGAAGCGGTTAAAGAAAAATTAGGAATCAATCAAAAATACGAAGCGACTCAAAAAGAGGGTACGCAAATTATGGGTGCTTGGGCAGCTCAAAAAGCGATTGAAGATGCTGGGATTTCAGCGGATGATATTGATGTTATTTTGTGTATTAGTGATGAGTGGAAAGAGCATCCATTAACTACGTCTGCAATGGTCGTCCAAGATTATATTGGAGCGAATAACGCCTGGGGGATTGATGTTCAAAATCGATGCTCAACAACTATTTCGGCAATGAAAATGGCGAAAGATATGATTTTAGGTAGTGATGATATTGAAACCGTCTTAATTGCTGGTGGATATCGTAATGGTGATTTAATTGATTATACGGAAAAAGATTCGTCCATGTTCTTTGACTTAAGTGCAGGTGGCGGCGCTTTTATTCTGCAAAAAAATGCTGGGAAAAATGTTTTATTAGGCTCTAAAATTATTAGTGATGGTTCTGTTGCCCATTATGCCGGTGTTGAAATTGGTGGTATTAATCAGCCTGCCACTAAAGATAATGTCGAAGAAGCTTATCATTCATTGAAATTAATGAATGCGCCTGAACTAAAGGCAATGTTGAATACGAAATCAATGGACAATTGGATGCTATGTATTGATGAAGCATTAGCAAAGAGTGACTTAACTCGTGATGATATTGATTACTTAAATATCTTACATATTAAACGTTCAGGTCATTTAGATATGTTGAATCGCTTGAACTTGACCGAAGATCAAAGTGTCTACTTGGAAGACTATGGTCATGTTGGGCAAATCGATCAAATGATTTCAATGCAATTAGGTTTAGAGCAAGGTAAGATTCAAGATGGCTCCGTTGTTTGTACCATTGCTGCTGGAATTGGTTATGCTTGGGCAGCTAATGTCATTAAATGGGGGCCGTATCATGAGTGA
- the phaZ gene encoding intracellular short-chain-length polyhydroxyalkanoate depolymerase, which translates to MINLEVNIIGLENGEKITYRQLNEGTGLPTLLLIHGNMSSSIHFQTLMERLSSNYHLVALDLPGFGDSSYNREHSSLLEFAEDVLELVDAMNLETFDVLGWSTGGGIALELAYLIPERVKKVYLLSSVGPKGYPMFKKDSQFQPILTERLTTKEEIAQDPVQVLPVLKLYEDNDTEAMRTIWNYSIYTQTQPEEDEYNQYLTEILKQRNLVDIDYSLVHFNITDESNGVAEGSGHVHGIKAEVFIIHGEKDLVVPVSEAELMKTVFGDQATLHVFEGAGHAIVQDDMDGLVKLLIDGGR; encoded by the coding sequence ATGATAAATTTGGAAGTCAATATAATCGGATTAGAAAATGGTGAGAAAATAACTTATAGACAATTGAATGAAGGAACTGGCTTGCCAACCTTGTTACTTATTCATGGGAATATGAGTTCGTCGATTCATTTTCAAACATTAATGGAGCGTTTATCATCCAATTATCATTTAGTAGCGTTAGATTTACCAGGGTTTGGTGATAGTAGTTATAATCGTGAACATAGTAGTCTATTGGAGTTTGCAGAAGACGTACTTGAACTTGTCGATGCGATGAACTTAGAGACATTTGATGTATTAGGATGGTCAACGGGTGGAGGGATTGCTTTAGAATTGGCATACTTGATACCTGAGCGCGTGAAAAAAGTCTATCTATTAAGTTCGGTAGGTCCAAAAGGATATCCTATGTTTAAGAAAGATAGCCAATTTCAACCGATCCTTACAGAGCGTTTAACAACAAAAGAGGAGATAGCGCAAGATCCAGTTCAAGTTTTACCTGTATTGAAGTTGTATGAAGATAATGATACAGAAGCTATGAGAACGATTTGGAATTACAGTATTTACACTCAGACGCAGCCAGAAGAGGATGAATATAATCAGTATTTGACTGAAATTTTGAAACAAAGAAATCTGGTAGATATTGATTACAGTTTAGTTCATTTCAATATTACGGATGAATCCAATGGGGTGGCTGAAGGGTCTGGACACGTTCATGGGATTAAAGCAGAGGTATTTATTATTCATGGTGAAAAGGATTTGGTTGTCCCTGTGAGTGAGGCAGAGTTAATGAAAACCGTGTTTGGGGATCAAGCAACGCTTCATGTTTTTGAAGGGGCAGGACATGCGATTGTCCAAGATGATATGGATGGTTTAGTAAAGTTATTAATTGATGGAGGAAGATAG
- a CDS encoding LacI family DNA-binding transcriptional regulator: MVNIKDIAKAAGVSISTVSYALNGVDKVNEKTRQRIIKIADDINYIPNRAARTLKTKATDVIAIYLADFGGNFYGRLLDALKISLEKYHYEMIVCTGIKSHRFLPEQMVDAAVILDWKFTTEDILKYTHMGRKFVVLDREIDSDLVGQILVDNYHGVELVLSRLTETKTDKVFIISGPKNSFDNEQRLSHSVEWLESHAIDYEVLEGKFTELSGYFAAKQLVKAYQGQPLKVISLNDEMAVGVYRYLLNTDLTIGKDILIAGFDNSEMGQVVTPRLTSVGYEIDQWSDMIATMLNAMLNDQAAEKLWLPVHLTEGGSLG; the protein is encoded by the coding sequence ATGGTAAATATTAAAGACATAGCGAAAGCTGCTGGTGTTTCAATCTCAACTGTTTCCTATGCCTTGAATGGAGTCGATAAAGTCAATGAGAAGACGCGTCAACGCATCATCAAAATTGCCGATGACATAAACTATATCCCCAATCGAGCTGCTCGTACCTTAAAAACAAAGGCAACGGATGTAATTGCCATCTATTTGGCTGACTTTGGAGGCAATTTTTATGGTCGTCTACTCGATGCATTGAAAATTTCCTTAGAAAAATACCATTATGAAATGATTGTATGTACAGGAATCAAATCGCATCGCTTTCTTCCCGAGCAAATGGTGGATGCGGCCGTTATTTTAGATTGGAAATTTACAACCGAAGATATTTTGAAATACACCCATATGGGACGCAAATTTGTCGTTTTAGACCGTGAGATTGATTCCGACTTGGTTGGACAAATTTTGGTTGATAACTATCATGGCGTTGAACTAGTATTATCGCGCTTAACGGAAACTAAAACCGACAAAGTGTTCATTATTAGTGGTCCTAAAAATTCATTTGATAATGAGCAACGCCTGTCGCATAGTGTGGAATGGCTCGAGTCGCATGCGATTGATTATGAGGTGCTCGAAGGTAAGTTCACCGAATTATCAGGTTACTTTGCAGCCAAACAGTTAGTGAAGGCTTATCAGGGCCAACCCTTGAAAGTCATCTCCTTAAACGATGAAATGGCCGTTGGTGTCTATCGCTATCTTTTGAATACAGATTTAACCATCGGCAAAGACATTCTGATCGCTGGTTTTGATAACTCTGAAATGGGTCAAGTAGTCACACCCCGCTTGACAAGCGTCGGCTACGAAATTGATCAATGGAGCGACATGATTGCCACCATGCTCAACGCCATGCTCAACGACCAAGCCGCCGAAAAACTCTGGCTCCCTGTCCACCTAACCGAAGGCGGCTCTTTAGGCTAA
- a CDS encoding glucoamylase family protein yields the protein MTKTVEEILQLEARASFDYLWKEANSDPDSPGYGLVRDGSGKKNRQMASIAAVGFALSGIPIAVERGWISKAEGLERAEGTLATFLNHAEHYQGFFYHFLNIDTAEKNQPFYDCPSIIDTSLFLNGGIVVATFFGGKCAEYFDQIYQRIDWTVYYDEPANMFYMGIQEDKGGFGHWGNYAEQLMTYILGVASPTHPVPVEIYDGFDRLQAEYGEYQFISAVNNPLFTHQFSHAWFNFQGVLDKNGVDWFDNSVQASLAQYQYAVDNPNGFKTYSDVSWGWTACDGPNGYRAYGAPPYVTGHEIEFFNDGTIAPCAAIGSLVFTPEESKKAVEYFYHDVPGLWGTYGFLDAYNWEQDELWMASRDIGIDKGISLLMIENYHTGLVWDLYMQHPIVQRGAELLGFVKK from the coding sequence ATGACGAAAACAGTCGAAGAGATACTGCAATTAGAGGCTAGGGCTAGCTTTGATTATTTATGGAAGGAAGCCAATAGTGATCCTGATAGTCCAGGATACGGTTTGGTGCGTGATGGTAGCGGCAAGAAAAATCGGCAGATGGCGAGTATTGCGGCGGTGGGGTTTGCTTTGAGCGGGATTCCGATTGCCGTTGAACGCGGTTGGATTAGCAAAGCGGAGGGCTTGGAGCGTGCCGAAGGAACTTTGGCAACTTTTTTGAATCACGCAGAACATTATCAAGGGTTCTTTTATCATTTTCTAAATATTGACACCGCTGAAAAAAATCAACCGTTTTATGACTGTCCATCGATTATTGATACGTCATTGTTTTTAAATGGCGGAATTGTGGTGGCTACTTTTTTTGGTGGAAAATGCGCGGAATATTTTGATCAAATTTATCAGCGGATTGATTGGACGGTTTACTATGATGAACCCGCTAATATGTTTTATATGGGCATTCAAGAAGATAAAGGTGGCTTTGGACATTGGGGGAATTACGCGGAACAATTGATGACCTATATTTTGGGTGTCGCTTCGCCAACGCATCCAGTGCCGGTCGAAATTTATGATGGTTTTGACCGTTTGCAGGCTGAATATGGTGAGTATCAGTTTATTTCGGCGGTCAATAATCCGTTATTTACCCATCAGTTTTCCCATGCTTGGTTTAATTTTCAGGGTGTATTAGATAAAAATGGGGTTGACTGGTTTGACAATTCCGTCCAAGCTAGCTTGGCACAATACCAGTATGCGGTGGATAATCCCAATGGCTTTAAAACCTATTCAGATGTTTCCTGGGGTTGGACAGCGTGTGATGGACCGAATGGCTACCGGGCTTATGGTGCGCCGCCGTATGTAACGGGGCATGAAATTGAGTTCTTTAATGATGGAACGATTGCTCCATGTGCAGCGATTGGTTCGTTAGTGTTTACGCCTGAAGAAAGCAAAAAAGCCGTTGAATATTTTTATCATGACGTCCCTGGTCTGTGGGGGACATATGGTTTCTTAGATGCCTATAATTGGGAGCAAGATGAACTATGGATGGCTAGTCGGGATATTGGGATTGACAAAGGCATTTCGCTATTGATGATTGAAAATTATCATACAGGCTTAGTTTGGGACTTATATATGCAACACCCAATCGTGCAACGAGGCGCAGAATTATTAGGTTTCGTGAAAAAATAA
- a CDS encoding carbohydrate ABC transporter permease gives MASIETKHRFNVSRPKNKSGQSRLNKFLFGNNQRVGFLRKFFTYVLLIAIGFCFILPLLYMVSMSFKNMGDLINSSVNWLPTEWYTENFRRAYEVLDYARTLGQTIIVAVLPSMAQTAVAALVGYGFGRYRFPGHKILLGLVLATFLVPSQVTVIPTYILFNRLGILGSILAYIIPAGLGQGINSAIFILIFYQNFRNIPTSLIEAARLDGANEFTIFTRVAIPMATSAFIISFLFSLVWYWNETYLASIYFGDSLTTLQLELQRFVSSYNSMFPAGQNVDGLGGINEAIELAATLLSILPLLVIYFIAQRWFVDSVDKSGITGE, from the coding sequence ATGGCTTCAATCGAAACAAAGCACCGTTTTAATGTTTCACGTCCTAAAAATAAAAGCGGTCAATCGCGTTTAAATAAATTTCTCTTTGGTAATAATCAAAGGGTAGGTTTCTTACGTAAATTTTTTACGTATGTCTTATTAATCGCCATTGGTTTCTGTTTTATTTTGCCCTTACTCTATATGGTTTCGATGAGTTTTAAAAATATGGGGGATTTAATTAATAGTTCAGTGAATTGGCTTCCTACTGAATGGTATACGGAAAATTTCCGACGTGCGTATGAGGTCTTAGATTATGCAAGGACTTTAGGTCAAACGATTATTGTAGCGGTTCTGCCTTCCATGGCACAAACAGCGGTAGCAGCTCTTGTGGGCTATGGCTTTGGTCGTTATCGTTTCCCTGGGCATAAAATTTTATTAGGCTTAGTTTTAGCGACCTTTTTGGTGCCTTCACAAGTAACGGTGATTCCTACCTATATTTTGTTTAATCGCTTAGGGATTTTAGGTAGTATACTAGCCTATATTATTCCAGCTGGTTTAGGGCAGGGGATTAATAGTGCGATATTTATTTTGATTTTTTATCAAAATTTCCGCAATATTCCGACGTCTTTAATTGAGGCTGCTCGTTTGGATGGCGCCAATGAGTTTACTATATTTACACGGGTAGCCATTCCGATGGCAACTTCGGCATTTATTATATCGTTTCTGTTTTCACTCGTTTGGTATTGGAATGAAACGTACTTGGCTTCAATTTATTTTGGGGATTCATTGACGACCTTGCAGTTAGAATTGCAGCGGTTTGTATCCTCTTATAATAGTATGTTCCCGGCAGGTCAAAATGTGGACGGTCTGGGTGGCATCAATGAAGCCATTGAGTTAGCAGCTACTTTATTATCGATATTACCCTTATTAGTGATTTATTTTATCGCGCAACGCTGGTTTGTGGATAGTGTTGATAAATCGGGTATTACCGGCGAGTAG
- a CDS encoding carbohydrate ABC transporter permease, translating into MNKKLNRLTNLKGYLFISPWMIGFAILTLFPFVYSIYLSFHSVRITSTGIQTQPVQFQNFQQAITGDIEFINRMVNFLREIFIAVPLIVILALIIAVFLNQPIRFKGFFRTLYFLPVIISSGPVLDKLIGLGITSIPFVDTDPLYIFLTTQMGSFLGSVITYIVNNIIILLWFSGVQILIFISALQKVDKQVYEAAAIDGASGWEAFWKITLPSLYPMILVNIIYTTVMYSVSGLNEVIDHIQANMFQIETGFGYSSALSWLYFLMIIMILLVFVGILWFFSRRSSTR; encoded by the coding sequence TTGAATAAGAAACTTAATAGGCTAACAAATCTCAAAGGTTATTTGTTCATTTCACCCTGGATGATTGGTTTTGCTATCTTGACACTCTTTCCATTTGTCTATTCCATCTATTTAAGTTTTCATTCGGTACGGATTACTTCAACGGGTATCCAAACACAGCCCGTGCAATTTCAAAATTTTCAGCAAGCAATCACGGGTGACATTGAATTTATTAATCGGATGGTGAATTTCCTACGTGAGATATTCATCGCAGTCCCATTGATTGTTATTTTAGCGTTAATTATTGCTGTCTTTTTGAACCAACCCATTCGTTTTAAAGGCTTTTTTAGAACCTTGTATTTTTTACCGGTAATCATTTCTAGTGGCCCAGTTTTAGATAAATTAATTGGCTTAGGCATCACATCGATTCCTTTTGTAGATACCGATCCACTGTATATATTTCTAACTACCCAGATGGGAAGCTTTTTAGGCAGTGTGATAACTTACATTGTTAATAATATCATCATTTTATTGTGGTTTTCAGGTGTCCAAATTTTAATCTTTATTTCAGCCTTGCAAAAAGTTGATAAACAGGTTTACGAGGCAGCCGCGATTGATGGGGCTTCGGGCTGGGAAGCTTTTTGGAAGATTACGTTACCTAGTTTGTATCCCATGATTCTGGTTAATATTATCTACACAACCGTTATGTATTCCGTCTCAGGCTTAAATGAAGTTATCGATCATATTCAAGCCAATATGTTTCAAATTGAGACCGGCTTTGGTTATTCATCGGCCTTATCTTGGCTGTACTTTTTAATGATTATTATGATTCTCTTGGTATTTGTTGGTATATTGTGGTTCTTTAGTCGTAGAAGTAGTACTAGATAG
- a CDS encoding DUF5696 domain-containing protein, translating into MFKTIQINICRYLLVFVLLSQISVTRVMGQEQSESLSQDASDLSIPTIGDESETDIEAILTEDDIEENVDSGLIDTDDARITQYNGNLDGFDRMAENEAFILYVNPASLAIKVVNKADDYLWASTLDNMEEERLNATWQAFVASAVTAEIITANNQTMTENILSEGTTIDLHTLDTGFQADIVFPSELRLRLIVELNDQGISVRVPAGNIVENENARLVQLTVYPFLGATKEASVPGYIFVPDGSGALINYQNDNLMRSPYLSRVYGQDAGINVLQLSPEIKYPERVRMPVFGAVHGHGQHAMLAIINDGDSYAQIEAQVAGLATDFNWVTSNFLYRHTYQQPTNSSGSQTINRYTNVMNRFNVDLHYHFLSEEEASYVGMAVDYQRYLVEKGVLSPLEDSDSMMRLEFLGGETEVGLIFDAYISMTTVEQLDAILQTYLDEKMTNLTVVYRGWNHGGMSQNLPNKFPLDSQLGSANDLETIQADLAEHDIKMYFYTDYLSANTVPSGVRANNYAQQVNSQDIEVLKGSSPVHLMLPNGAYELAMRDIAQFEANHMEHIAVDQLGRELFASYNSGDAFTREVTKRLHQALVADLSQGMGEKLAFYDASAYVWEWASSIYDISMTHSNYTYFSDVVPFMQIVLKGYVNYYAPFANFSADQTQNLLRNIEYGAYPSFILTQEDPIRLVETPSRELYSTQADGWYDMVQHYYQAYLPVYEATQTASIVKRELLANGVVEVGYSNGTTIIVNYTNEAYLLGDIEVGASDYLIMEGEESIE; encoded by the coding sequence GTGTTTAAAACCATTCAAATAAATATCTGTCGTTATCTGTTGGTGTTTGTGCTGCTCAGCCAGATAAGCGTGACAAGGGTTATGGGGCAAGAACAAAGTGAGTCCTTATCACAAGACGCATCAGACTTATCGATACCTACTATAGGAGACGAGAGTGAGACCGACATTGAAGCGATTTTAACGGAAGATGACATCGAAGAGAATGTCGATAGTGGCCTCATCGACACTGACGATGCCCGCATCACACAATACAATGGCAATTTAGACGGTTTTGACCGCATGGCTGAAAATGAGGCGTTTATCTTGTATGTTAATCCAGCAAGTTTAGCTATTAAAGTGGTCAATAAAGCCGATGACTATCTTTGGGCTTCTACATTAGATAATATGGAAGAAGAACGCTTGAATGCAACTTGGCAGGCTTTTGTAGCCTCAGCTGTAACAGCCGAAATCATTACAGCTAACAATCAAACGATGACTGAAAATATATTATCTGAGGGAACGACGATTGATTTACACACCTTAGACACCGGCTTCCAAGCGGATATTGTGTTCCCATCCGAACTGCGTTTACGCTTAATCGTTGAATTAAATGATCAAGGGATTTCCGTACGAGTGCCCGCTGGTAATATCGTCGAAAATGAAAATGCCCGTCTAGTGCAACTTACGGTTTATCCTTTCTTAGGGGCAACTAAAGAAGCGAGCGTTCCAGGTTATATTTTTGTTCCCGATGGCTCAGGCGCCTTGATTAATTATCAAAATGACAACTTAATGCGTTCGCCTTACTTGTCGCGTGTTTATGGTCAAGATGCGGGTATTAATGTTTTACAGTTGAGTCCCGAAATTAAATATCCAGAACGTGTCCGTATGCCCGTCTTTGGGGCGGTTCATGGACACGGACAACACGCTATGCTCGCTATCATTAACGATGGTGACAGCTATGCCCAAATTGAAGCCCAAGTGGCCGGTTTAGCCACTGACTTTAACTGGGTAACAAGTAATTTTCTTTATCGGCATACGTATCAACAACCCACGAATAGTAGTGGTTCACAAACGATAAATCGTTATACTAACGTCATGAATCGCTTTAATGTTGACCTTCACTATCACTTCTTAAGCGAAGAAGAGGCGTCATATGTCGGTATGGCCGTGGATTATCAACGATATTTAGTTGAAAAAGGGGTTTTGAGTCCTTTAGAAGACAGTGACTCGATGATGCGGTTGGAGTTTTTAGGAGGCGAAACGGAAGTCGGCTTAATTTTCGACGCATATATTTCAATGACGACGGTCGAGCAGCTAGATGCGATTTTACAAACGTATTTGGATGAAAAAATGACGAATTTAACGGTGGTTTATCGGGGGTGGAATCATGGCGGGATGTCACAAAACCTCCCTAATAAATTTCCTCTAGATAGCCAATTAGGTTCTGCTAATGACTTGGAAACTATTCAAGCCGACTTGGCGGAACACGACATAAAGATGTATTTTTACACCGATTATTTGTCAGCCAATACCGTGCCTAGTGGGGTTCGAGCGAACAACTATGCTCAGCAAGTCAATTCGCAAGATATTGAAGTCCTTAAAGGTAGTTCCCCAGTTCATTTAATGTTACCTAATGGGGCTTATGAATTAGCTATGCGTGACATCGCTCAGTTTGAAGCGAATCATATGGAGCACATAGCCGTCGATCAGCTAGGGCGTGAGTTGTTTGCTAGCTATAATTCAGGGGATGCGTTTACCCGCGAAGTTACTAAACGGCTTCATCAAGCCTTAGTGGCCGATTTAAGTCAAGGCATGGGTGAGAAATTAGCTTTTTATGATGCGAGTGCTTATGTTTGGGAGTGGGCTAGCAGTATTTATGATATTTCAATGACACATTCAAATTATACCTATTTTTCAGATGTCGTGCCCTTTATGCAAATTGTCCTGAAAGGTTATGTGAATTATTATGCGCCATTTGCCAATTTTTCGGCGGATCAAACGCAAAACTTATTGCGGAATATCGAATACGGGGCTTATCCTTCATTTATCTTGACCCAAGAGGATCCGATTCGCTTGGTTGAAACGCCTTCACGGGAATTGTATTCCACGCAAGCGGATGGCTGGTATGATATGGTGCAACACTATTATCAAGCTTACTTACCGGTTTATGAAGCAACGCAAACAGCATCTATTGTGAAGCGTGAATTATTGGCTAATGGGGTGGTTGAAGTCGGTTATTCTAATGGCACGACGATTATTGTCAATTATACGAATGAAGCCTACTTGTTAGGCGATATTGAAGTAGGAGCCAGCGATTATTTAATTATGGAAGGGGAGGAATCCATTGAATAA